The following proteins are co-located in the Halictus rubicundus isolate RS-2024b chromosome 1, iyHalRubi1_principal, whole genome shotgun sequence genome:
- the LOC143359349 gene encoding uncharacterized protein LOC143359349 isoform X2, with protein sequence MCLQYKPTVVACFCIHLACKWSNWEIPQSTEGKHWFWYVDRSVTSELLQELTAEFLHIFDKCPSRLKRKIMSISATQSPSINHPSLPNSPFDAEPRKVQSPATTADGGPTFHTSRPHHTEKQEDKKQLASAPSRPPVDYREYREKKERERLGREKAAAPTTATMTHGSDMNIHHSHHHKPVSSTNVLNKHPLPPGQKALHHNHHHRPEVKVGQPVPQRHSSGSQAREPNRDPNRQRLQREYNSSSGTSSSSSSSTLHSHSHAVSKESSAENSLTDSAAHRSDVGSLPEPGSHGTMQEKLSNNNHSVHRLSGVESKHQGHDKRMYDPRHKPVEHRKDNEQKSYKYPDPSRVDRQRKSDSLEQRCEEVRKIIEKPLSLPKPTLDAPYAPNAQKPTHHAKYNQPEKLQPGGVSVDGKLMAGQGSYTQEKSPTGSSSSSLLSQKPLSSKTVSNQHTAHGVSQILKDTIKNGSSQASSLASLNNLDDPKTEKRPRHDEPDKNSLDLQQGVLQTPPNKHKSLFSPEKVPTPRESHSQRPKSKQKTPPSAAKVPKQERVSDASIGFNLVSPFASPPAVQQPESLSMKRSGSSEVSASSHKRHRSGSASESGQPTKVKAEDTSSFEAAKMLGRVPELIQPIRDNPSNGRASQIVNDVKMPELIKPFDVEPPMQRFVGTQHQQMSSNNPQGMTNGLDTGKQESQEFHAKKDTYKADVKKIEQQTKQEYLSPMKSAQSISALLQEPLAPMPSLLQGMQPFNQSMVQQQMPHEMFQQPHMQQPQQLPQHQQHQQQTQQPRPMSPPMLLMDHQVPVQTQCLSLPTVSEPVIASTVDISAISGPVQSTTESIVSVPTSTTTLTVPAPVEEKRSEHHKSEKKKKKEKHKHKDKDKTKEKHKHKHKDKDKEKHREKDKEKGGEEAVSTVPIKITIPKDKLNLSTDSTGGHVAGNAVSIDKNKSPQNTSIKIIIPKERLKGAENVSSSPAPSVVQGPLKIKIRTDLMSRSSTGASSTTNSSGNVVPEFANESRKRERADTKESPTTSVPPSKKQSQMSSAGYGQHRPGERQNGRHYSSGSNNKVRGGGRGGRQYIGRGPPPAGSAGHYGAPGQRDGYYQQDTYNSNNARNPHHPHPSSGRGDPGGGGGGYSRGGPVNQSQPDPYFFANYPPPSMYNHPAGYMYESVMYYQYQQQYPMYPAGNVIMTPDGAIDTSVPPPSLPQNMRQNQSMIPVPSARQEPKTPPPLPSGPPPSSSPPPPPPPE encoded by the exons ATGTGTCTCCAGTACAAGCCAACTGTAGTCGCCTGTTTCTGCATACACCTTGCCTGCAAATGGTCCAATTGGGAG ATACCGCAGAGTACAGAAGGAAAGCATTGGTTCTGGTACGTCGACAGGAGCGTCACTTCTGAACTTCTTCAAGAGCTTACCGCAGAATTCCTCCATATATTTGATAAATGCCCCTCGAGATTAAAGAGGAAAATCATGAGCATATCCGCCACTCAAAGTCCAAGCATCAATCATCCTAGTTTACCAAATTCACCTTTT GACGCGGAGCCTCGCAAAGTGCAATCTCCGGCGACGACAGCCGATGGTGGGCCAACATTCCATACGAGTCGACCCCATCACACGGAGAAGCAAGAAGACAAGAAGCAGCTTGCTTCGGCTCCATCAAGACCGCCGGTCGACTATCGGGAGTACCGCGAGAAGAAGGAACGGGAACGCTTAGGAAGGGAGAAGGCGGCAGCCCCGACGACGGCCACCATGACCCACGGGTCGGACATGAACATTCATCATTCACATCATCACAAGCCTGTATCTAGTACAAACGTGTTGAATAAGCATCCGTTGCCGCCTGGACAGAAGGCGCTTCATCACAACCACCACCACCGACCGGAGGTGAAGGTCGGCCAGCCGGTACCGCAGAGACACTCGAGTGGTAGTCAAGCTAGGGAACCAAATCGCGATCCTAATAGGCAGAGGTTACAGCGGGAGTACAATTCGTCGAGCGGTACGAGTAGCAGTAGTAGCAGTAGTACTCTTCATTCGCATAGCCACGCAGTGTCGAAGGAGTCGAGCGCGGAGAATTCCTTGACGGACTCCGCGGCTCACAGATCAGACGTCGGGTCGTTGCCGGAGCCGGGGTCGCACGGAACCATGCAGGAGAAACTTAGTAATAATAACCATAGTGTGCATAGATTAAGCGGCGTAGAGAGTAAGCACCAGGGTCACGACAAGAGGATGTACGACCCGAGGCATAAGCCGGTGGAGCATCGAAAAGACAACGAGCAAAAGTCGTACAAGTACCCGGACCCGTCGAGGGTGGACCGTCAGAGAAAGTCGGACTCCCTCGAGCAGAGGTGCGAGGAGGTGAGGAAGATCATCGAGAAGCCTTTGTCTTTGCCGAAGCCGACGCTCGACGCGCCGTACGCTCCGAACGCGCAGAAACCGACCCACCACGCTAAATACAATCAACCCGAGAAACTGCAACCCGGCGGGGTCTCCGTCGACGGGAAACTGATGGCCGGCCAAGGCTCGTATACACAGGAGAAGTCGCCGACCGGTTCCAGTTCGAGTTCGTTACTCTCCCAGAAGCCATTGTCTTCGAAGACGGTGTCGAACCAGCACACCGCCCACGGTGTGTCGCAGATATTGAAGGACACGATCAAAAATGGTAGCTCCCAGGCGTCGAGTCTGGCGTCCCTGAACAACCTCGACGACCCGAAGACGGAGAAGAGGCCGCGACACGACGAGCCCGACAAGAACTCGTTGGACTTGCAGCAGGGCGTGTTGCAGACGCCGCCGAACAAGCACAAGTCTCTGTTCAGTCCGGAGAAGGTGCCGACGCCGCGCGAGTCGCACTCGCAGAGGCCTAAGTCGAAACAGAAGACGCCGCCCTCGGCGGCTAAAGTTCCTaagcaagagcgcgtgtcggaCGCGTCGATAGGTTTTAATTTAGTGTCGCCGTTCGCGAGCCCGCCGGCCGTGCAGCAACCGGAGTCGCTCTCGATGAAGCGTTCGGGCAGCAGCGAGGTTTCCGCGTCGTCGCACAAGAGGCATCGTTCTGGCAGCGCGAGCGAGAGCGGCCAGCCGACCAAGGTCAAGGCGGAGGACACGTCCAGCTTCGAGGCGGCGAAGATGCTCGGCAGAGTGCCGGAACTGATACAGCCGATCCGTGACAATCCGTCGAACGGCAGGGCCAGTCAGATCGTGAACGACGTCAAGATGCCGGAGCTGATCAAGCCGTTCGACGTCGAGCCGCCGATGCAACGGTTCGTCGGAACGCAGCATCAGCAGATGTCGTCGAATAATCCGCAAGGGATGACGAACGGGCTGGACACGGGGAAACAAGAGTCTCAAGAGTTCCACGCGAAGAAGGACACGTACAAAGCGGACGTGAAGAAGATCGAGCAACAGACTAAACAGGAATATCTGTCGCCGATGAAGTCCGCGCAGAGCATAAGCGCTCTCCTCCAGGAGCCTTTGGCACCGATGCCGTCTCTGCTACAGGGCATGCAACCGTTCAACCAGTCGATGGTTCAGCAACAAATGCCCCACGAAATGTTCCAGCAACCGCATATGCAGCAGCCACAACAACTACCGCAACACCAACAACACCAGCAACAAACACAGCAACCGCGACCTATGTCCCCACCGATGTTGCTAATGGATCATCAGGTCCCTGTTCAAACTCAATGTTTGTCCCTGCCGACGGTCAGCGAGCCAGTGATAGCTTCGACCGTCGACATAAGCGCTATCTCCGGACCGGTGCAGAGTACCACCGAGTCGATCGTCTCTGtgccgacgtcgacgacgacgttgACGGTGCCGGCGCCGGTCGAGGAGAAGAGGTCGGAACACCATAAGagcgagaaaaagaagaagaaggagaagcaCAAGCACAAAGACAAGGATAAGACCAAGGAGAAGCACAAGCACAAACACAAGGACAAGGACAAAGAGAAGCATCGCGAGAAGGACAAGGAGAAGGGGGGCGAGGAGGCTGTGTCGACGGTGCCTATCAAGATCACGATACCGAAAGACAAGCTGAACCTGAGCACCGATTCAACGGGCGGCCACGTCGCCGGGAACGCGGTGTCGATCGACAAGAACAAGTCGCCGCAGAACACCAGCATCAAGATCATTATACCGAAGGAACGGCTGAAGGGCGCGGAGAACGTGTCGAGCTCGCCGGCGCCGTCGGTGGTGCAGGGCCCGTTGAAGATCAAGATCCGTACGGACCTGATGTCGCGGAGCTCGACGGGCGCGTCTTCGACGACGAACAGCTCGGGCAACGTCGTGCCGGAGTTCGCGAACGAGAGTCGGAAACGTGAGCGGGCCGACACGAAGGAAAGCCCAACGACCAGTGTACCGCCGTCGAAGAAGCAATCGCAGATGTCCTCGGCGGGCTACGGGCAACACCGACCGGGCGAACGGCAGAACGGCAGACACTATAGTTCAGGCAGCAATAACAAGGTACGTGGAGGCGGTAGAGGCGGCCGCCAGTATATCGGGCGTGGTCCACCACCAGCAGGATCGGCGGGCCATTACGGTGCTCCCGGCCAGCGCGACGGCTACTATCAGCAAGACACCTACAATAGTAACAATGCTCGTAATCCCCATCATCCCCATCCGTCGTCCGGCCGCGGCGAtccaggcggcggcggcggcggctactcGAGAGGTGGCCCCGTCAACCAGTCCCAGCCGGACCCCTATTTCTTCGCTAACTATCCCCCACCCTCGATGTACAACCACCCCGCCGGATACATGTACGAGTCCGTCATGTACTATCAGTACCAGCAACAGTACCCGATGTATCCGGCGGGGAACGTGATCATGACGCCAGACGGCGCCATCGACACGTCCGTACCGCCGCCTTCCCTACCGCAAAACATGCGACAGAACCAGAGCATGATCCCTGTCCCGTCTGCTCGGCAGGAACCCAAGACACCGCCACCGTTGCCGAGCGGACCACCCCCTAGTTCCTCGCCACCGCCACCCCCGCCACCGGAATAA
- the LOC143359349 gene encoding uncharacterized protein LOC143359349 isoform X1, with product MATDEKWYFTKEQLINTPSRKCGIDADKELSYRQQAANFIQDMGQRLVVSQLCINTAIVYMHRFYVFHSLSQFHRNAIAAAALFLAAKVEEQPRKLEHVIKMAHLCLHRDQPPPDIRSEQYLDQAQDLVFNENVLLQTLGFDVAIDHPHTHVVRCCQLVKASKDLAQTSYFMASNSLHLTTMCLQYKPTVVACFCIHLACKWSNWEIPQSTEGKHWFWYVDRSVTSELLQELTAEFLHIFDKCPSRLKRKIMSISATQSPSINHPSLPNSPFDAEPRKVQSPATTADGGPTFHTSRPHHTEKQEDKKQLASAPSRPPVDYREYREKKERERLGREKAAAPTTATMTHGSDMNIHHSHHHKPVSSTNVLNKHPLPPGQKALHHNHHHRPEVKVGQPVPQRHSSGSQAREPNRDPNRQRLQREYNSSSGTSSSSSSSTLHSHSHAVSKESSAENSLTDSAAHRSDVGSLPEPGSHGTMQEKLSNNNHSVHRLSGVESKHQGHDKRMYDPRHKPVEHRKDNEQKSYKYPDPSRVDRQRKSDSLEQRCEEVRKIIEKPLSLPKPTLDAPYAPNAQKPTHHAKYNQPEKLQPGGVSVDGKLMAGQGSYTQEKSPTGSSSSSLLSQKPLSSKTVSNQHTAHGVSQILKDTIKNGSSQASSLASLNNLDDPKTEKRPRHDEPDKNSLDLQQGVLQTPPNKHKSLFSPEKVPTPRESHSQRPKSKQKTPPSAAKVPKQERVSDASIGFNLVSPFASPPAVQQPESLSMKRSGSSEVSASSHKRHRSGSASESGQPTKVKAEDTSSFEAAKMLGRVPELIQPIRDNPSNGRASQIVNDVKMPELIKPFDVEPPMQRFVGTQHQQMSSNNPQGMTNGLDTGKQESQEFHAKKDTYKADVKKIEQQTKQEYLSPMKSAQSISALLQEPLAPMPSLLQGMQPFNQSMVQQQMPHEMFQQPHMQQPQQLPQHQQHQQQTQQPRPMSPPMLLMDHQVPVQTQCLSLPTVSEPVIASTVDISAISGPVQSTTESIVSVPTSTTTLTVPAPVEEKRSEHHKSEKKKKKEKHKHKDKDKTKEKHKHKHKDKDKEKHREKDKEKGGEEAVSTVPIKITIPKDKLNLSTDSTGGHVAGNAVSIDKNKSPQNTSIKIIIPKERLKGAENVSSSPAPSVVQGPLKIKIRTDLMSRSSTGASSTTNSSGNVVPEFANESRKRERADTKESPTTSVPPSKKQSQMSSAGYGQHRPGERQNGRHYSSGSNNKVRGGGRGGRQYIGRGPPPAGSAGHYGAPGQRDGYYQQDTYNSNNARNPHHPHPSSGRGDPGGGGGGYSRGGPVNQSQPDPYFFANYPPPSMYNHPAGYMYESVMYYQYQQQYPMYPAGNVIMTPDGAIDTSVPPPSLPQNMRQNQSMIPVPSARQEPKTPPPLPSGPPPSSSPPPPPPPE from the exons ATGGCGACTGACGAAAAATGGTACTTTACGAAAGAACAGCTTATAAACACGCCGAGCAGAAAATGCGGCATCGACGCGGATAAGGAACTGAGCTACCGGCAGCAGGCGGCCAATTTCATTCAGGATATGGGACAGCGGCTCGTAGT ATCGCAATTATGTATCAACACAGCAATAGTGTACATGCACAGGTTCTACGTATTCCACTCGCTGTCACAATTCCACAGGAATGCAATAGCAGCTGCAGCACTATTTTTAGCAGCAAAAGTAGAAGAACAGCCGCGCAAGTTAGAACATGTTATCAAAATGGCACACCTGTGCCTCCACAGAGACCAGCCCCCACCTGATATCAGGTCCGAG CAATATCTTGATCAAGCTCAGGACCTGGTTTTCAATGAAAATGTCCTACTACAAACATTGGGGTTTGATGTCGCCATTGATCATCCCCACACACATGTTGTTAGGTGTTGTCAACTGGTTAAAG CGAGCAAGGACTTAGCCCAGACTTCATACTTCATGGCATCTAACAG TTTACATTTGACGACAATGTGTCTCCAGTACAAGCCAACTGTAGTCGCCTGTTTCTGCATACACCTTGCCTGCAAATGGTCCAATTGGGAG ATACCGCAGAGTACAGAAGGAAAGCATTGGTTCTGGTACGTCGACAGGAGCGTCACTTCTGAACTTCTTCAAGAGCTTACCGCAGAATTCCTCCATATATTTGATAAATGCCCCTCGAGATTAAAGAGGAAAATCATGAGCATATCCGCCACTCAAAGTCCAAGCATCAATCATCCTAGTTTACCAAATTCACCTTTT GACGCGGAGCCTCGCAAAGTGCAATCTCCGGCGACGACAGCCGATGGTGGGCCAACATTCCATACGAGTCGACCCCATCACACGGAGAAGCAAGAAGACAAGAAGCAGCTTGCTTCGGCTCCATCAAGACCGCCGGTCGACTATCGGGAGTACCGCGAGAAGAAGGAACGGGAACGCTTAGGAAGGGAGAAGGCGGCAGCCCCGACGACGGCCACCATGACCCACGGGTCGGACATGAACATTCATCATTCACATCATCACAAGCCTGTATCTAGTACAAACGTGTTGAATAAGCATCCGTTGCCGCCTGGACAGAAGGCGCTTCATCACAACCACCACCACCGACCGGAGGTGAAGGTCGGCCAGCCGGTACCGCAGAGACACTCGAGTGGTAGTCAAGCTAGGGAACCAAATCGCGATCCTAATAGGCAGAGGTTACAGCGGGAGTACAATTCGTCGAGCGGTACGAGTAGCAGTAGTAGCAGTAGTACTCTTCATTCGCATAGCCACGCAGTGTCGAAGGAGTCGAGCGCGGAGAATTCCTTGACGGACTCCGCGGCTCACAGATCAGACGTCGGGTCGTTGCCGGAGCCGGGGTCGCACGGAACCATGCAGGAGAAACTTAGTAATAATAACCATAGTGTGCATAGATTAAGCGGCGTAGAGAGTAAGCACCAGGGTCACGACAAGAGGATGTACGACCCGAGGCATAAGCCGGTGGAGCATCGAAAAGACAACGAGCAAAAGTCGTACAAGTACCCGGACCCGTCGAGGGTGGACCGTCAGAGAAAGTCGGACTCCCTCGAGCAGAGGTGCGAGGAGGTGAGGAAGATCATCGAGAAGCCTTTGTCTTTGCCGAAGCCGACGCTCGACGCGCCGTACGCTCCGAACGCGCAGAAACCGACCCACCACGCTAAATACAATCAACCCGAGAAACTGCAACCCGGCGGGGTCTCCGTCGACGGGAAACTGATGGCCGGCCAAGGCTCGTATACACAGGAGAAGTCGCCGACCGGTTCCAGTTCGAGTTCGTTACTCTCCCAGAAGCCATTGTCTTCGAAGACGGTGTCGAACCAGCACACCGCCCACGGTGTGTCGCAGATATTGAAGGACACGATCAAAAATGGTAGCTCCCAGGCGTCGAGTCTGGCGTCCCTGAACAACCTCGACGACCCGAAGACGGAGAAGAGGCCGCGACACGACGAGCCCGACAAGAACTCGTTGGACTTGCAGCAGGGCGTGTTGCAGACGCCGCCGAACAAGCACAAGTCTCTGTTCAGTCCGGAGAAGGTGCCGACGCCGCGCGAGTCGCACTCGCAGAGGCCTAAGTCGAAACAGAAGACGCCGCCCTCGGCGGCTAAAGTTCCTaagcaagagcgcgtgtcggaCGCGTCGATAGGTTTTAATTTAGTGTCGCCGTTCGCGAGCCCGCCGGCCGTGCAGCAACCGGAGTCGCTCTCGATGAAGCGTTCGGGCAGCAGCGAGGTTTCCGCGTCGTCGCACAAGAGGCATCGTTCTGGCAGCGCGAGCGAGAGCGGCCAGCCGACCAAGGTCAAGGCGGAGGACACGTCCAGCTTCGAGGCGGCGAAGATGCTCGGCAGAGTGCCGGAACTGATACAGCCGATCCGTGACAATCCGTCGAACGGCAGGGCCAGTCAGATCGTGAACGACGTCAAGATGCCGGAGCTGATCAAGCCGTTCGACGTCGAGCCGCCGATGCAACGGTTCGTCGGAACGCAGCATCAGCAGATGTCGTCGAATAATCCGCAAGGGATGACGAACGGGCTGGACACGGGGAAACAAGAGTCTCAAGAGTTCCACGCGAAGAAGGACACGTACAAAGCGGACGTGAAGAAGATCGAGCAACAGACTAAACAGGAATATCTGTCGCCGATGAAGTCCGCGCAGAGCATAAGCGCTCTCCTCCAGGAGCCTTTGGCACCGATGCCGTCTCTGCTACAGGGCATGCAACCGTTCAACCAGTCGATGGTTCAGCAACAAATGCCCCACGAAATGTTCCAGCAACCGCATATGCAGCAGCCACAACAACTACCGCAACACCAACAACACCAGCAACAAACACAGCAACCGCGACCTATGTCCCCACCGATGTTGCTAATGGATCATCAGGTCCCTGTTCAAACTCAATGTTTGTCCCTGCCGACGGTCAGCGAGCCAGTGATAGCTTCGACCGTCGACATAAGCGCTATCTCCGGACCGGTGCAGAGTACCACCGAGTCGATCGTCTCTGtgccgacgtcgacgacgacgttgACGGTGCCGGCGCCGGTCGAGGAGAAGAGGTCGGAACACCATAAGagcgagaaaaagaagaagaaggagaagcaCAAGCACAAAGACAAGGATAAGACCAAGGAGAAGCACAAGCACAAACACAAGGACAAGGACAAAGAGAAGCATCGCGAGAAGGACAAGGAGAAGGGGGGCGAGGAGGCTGTGTCGACGGTGCCTATCAAGATCACGATACCGAAAGACAAGCTGAACCTGAGCACCGATTCAACGGGCGGCCACGTCGCCGGGAACGCGGTGTCGATCGACAAGAACAAGTCGCCGCAGAACACCAGCATCAAGATCATTATACCGAAGGAACGGCTGAAGGGCGCGGAGAACGTGTCGAGCTCGCCGGCGCCGTCGGTGGTGCAGGGCCCGTTGAAGATCAAGATCCGTACGGACCTGATGTCGCGGAGCTCGACGGGCGCGTCTTCGACGACGAACAGCTCGGGCAACGTCGTGCCGGAGTTCGCGAACGAGAGTCGGAAACGTGAGCGGGCCGACACGAAGGAAAGCCCAACGACCAGTGTACCGCCGTCGAAGAAGCAATCGCAGATGTCCTCGGCGGGCTACGGGCAACACCGACCGGGCGAACGGCAGAACGGCAGACACTATAGTTCAGGCAGCAATAACAAGGTACGTGGAGGCGGTAGAGGCGGCCGCCAGTATATCGGGCGTGGTCCACCACCAGCAGGATCGGCGGGCCATTACGGTGCTCCCGGCCAGCGCGACGGCTACTATCAGCAAGACACCTACAATAGTAACAATGCTCGTAATCCCCATCATCCCCATCCGTCGTCCGGCCGCGGCGAtccaggcggcggcggcggcggctactcGAGAGGTGGCCCCGTCAACCAGTCCCAGCCGGACCCCTATTTCTTCGCTAACTATCCCCCACCCTCGATGTACAACCACCCCGCCGGATACATGTACGAGTCCGTCATGTACTATCAGTACCAGCAACAGTACCCGATGTATCCGGCGGGGAACGTGATCATGACGCCAGACGGCGCCATCGACACGTCCGTACCGCCGCCTTCCCTACCGCAAAACATGCGACAGAACCAGAGCATGATCCCTGTCCCGTCTGCTCGGCAGGAACCCAAGACACCGCCACCGTTGCCGAGCGGACCACCCCCTAGTTCCTCGCCACCGCCACCCCCGCCACCGGAATAA